The sequence below is a genomic window from Deltaproteobacteria bacterium.
CAGCGAAGGTGAGTCTCTGTGGTTATTGTTTTAGTGCAACTGCAGGCATAAACAAGCAAGGCGGAACGCCTTGCCTTAGCTAATGCCTTTGTTTTGTTCAGACGATTTTGGGGTTAAGGTGCCATTCAAATATTTATGTATGATGCTTGAAATAAGAGTCTGATATGGAATGCCTTCTTCAATGGCTTTTACCTGAATTTGATGATAGTCTTTTTGAGGCAACCGGAGATTGATGCGCTTATCTTTTTTTAAGGTATTTCGGGCTGCTAATTCAGCTTTTTCTTTTTCCTCTTTGAAGTTTTTGACTGAACGCCATTCATTATTATCGATAGACGCCATCAATTCTCTTTCTTCTTCGTCAATTGGTTCAAAGGCCTTTTTATTTATTTTAGCCATTACTCCTCCTTTAAATCATAGAGTTTGGTATATTTACGACTTGGGAATATCGTTTTTAGAAATATTTCGTTTTCCTTCTCTACGAAAGGTACAATGAAAGCATACTTATTAATTCCCAGGATATATATTTTTTGGTTATGTCTGCTTGCGTTTTCCTCAATACCGAGTATCTGACCTGACTCGATTAAAAGAGC
It includes:
- a CDS encoding antitoxin, encoding MAKINKKAFEPIDEEERELMASIDNNEWRSVKNFKEEKEKAELAARNTLKKDKRINLRLPQKDYHQIQVKAIEEGIPYQTLISSIIHKYLNGTLTPKSSEQNKGIS
- a CDS encoding BrnT family toxin, giving the protein MKYLNWDQEKNEILKIKRGISFEEVALLIESGQILGIEENASRHNQKIYILGINKYAFIVPFVEKENEIFLKTIFPSRKYTKLYDLKEE